In the Herpetosiphon gulosus genome, TAGCGCTGAATTAAGTTGCTGAAATGGTCGCGCACCCAACCATAGGCTTCAAACTCATAGGCGTGGGTGGTTTCATGCAGCGTAATCCACAAGCGGAAGTCATGATCATCAACGCCCAAACCTTGTTGCACGCGGGCAATATTTGGCTCAACAAAATAGAGCATGCCTGGCTCGGCTTGCGGCGAAAGCAAGCTGAGATCATATTGGCCCAGCACTTTGCGGGCTAAAACCCCAACCATTGCCCCAACTTGTGCGCCGACAAACGCCCGATTAATCGCATTAACCGAGGGATTGCGGCCTGCATTTTGGGCCGCTTGGCGATACAATTGCTCAATTGGCTCGAACAAACGCTCAAATGAACGCAAATTGGCATCGATCCACTCTTTGCGATCAACAACTTTAACTCGTGAGAGCGTTTCGGGCAGTTTGACGTTCAAATAATCGTCGATTAAGGGCTGACTGCGCTCAACCATTTGATCATATTCAGCTTGACGCTCAGCCCGATTGATCACCGGATGCTCTTGCCATTGTGAGACGCGCAGGGCGATCATGCGGGCAACTGACCAATCGATCAGTTTTTGCGGGGTTGTATAATCGTAGATTTTTTGGCCTTGTTGGCGGGTTTTATTGGCGAGATAGCGAGCGCCAGCGCCTGCGGCGGCACTGATCAGTAGAACACTACCAAGTTGCTTAATTGATAAACGTTTTGTCCTCACGTTTCGACATCCTTTCCGCTGGCACAAACGCCATTCACTTCAGCATAACACGAGCATTTGGGTGGGGCTAGGCGTGCCAAGCTTTTCTAACACTTTGTTAAGCTCAATAGGCTACCCGTAGATCGCCGACGCGGCGGGTAATGCGCAGTTGATCGCAGTGTTCGAGCATGGCTTGGGCATATTTGCGACTGGTTTGCCAAGCATCACGGGCTTGGGCAAGGCTGATGCTTTGGCCAGCAGCAAGTTGCTCTAGCACCCAGCTATGCATCTGTTGATATTGCTTCGGCAAGAAATAGACCTCTGCACCAATGTGAATCAATTGCTCAGTTTGCAGCAGATAGCGCCATAGTTCTGGCTCAAGCTTGGGCCATTGCTCACGGCTAGGCGGTAGGGCTGGGTTGCTCTGCCACAATGCCAACAAGGCTTGGATTTGCGCTTGTTGGTTAGCATTGGGTTGAGCTTGATGTTCAGTCAGTTTAATCTGGTTAGCCTCAATACTCAGCCATGCTTGCTCGGCTAAAACTTGTAGGATTTGATTGAAATTACTAGCAGCTAAACCCATGCGTTTGCGTAATTCCTCGCGTGGCATGGCTGAACGCAACGGCCAAGTGGTATGATATTCGGCCAGAATTTGGCGCAAATTGGCTTGTAATTGGTTCCAATAGCCTGTGCTGGTGATTAAACTGTTGGCCGTGAGTGGGGCCGCTGTTGCTGAGACGATGCTGATTAAGCCGTTGTTGCAGCCAGTGTTGAGCGCTGCTAAGGCGGTTTCTGAATCAAAGCCGCTGCGTTGTTGCAGCTCTTGCCAGCTTAAACATTGTTGCTGAATGTGTTGTAACAGAATTTCATGGGGCAAGCCATTAGCCAGCTGTTGCAGCTGTGCGATCACAGCTGGGCGCATGCGCCGATGGCGTTGAGGATGGGCATCGAGCACTCGTATTCCCGCCACTGTGGCGGCAGGCGAGGCACGGCGTAGAATTCCGCGATCGCCGCGTTGGGCAATGGTTGGGTGTTGTAAACGCAATTGCCCAAAAGCTTGCTGTTTGGCTGGCAACGTGTCGCAATCGAGCAACGCGAGGGTGCATCTCAGTTCGGCGCTACCGAGATAGAGCTGCAAAGGCTGATTATGGCTCAGGCTTGGGGCATCGGCAGTGGTTTCAATCAGCACATCAAGCAAGTTGGTTGGCTCAAAGGTTTGGGGTAAAGTTAGTACATCGCCACGCTTAAGACTTTGGCGTTCGATCCCGCTCAAGTTAACTGCCACGCGCATGCCCGTTTGCACGTTGGTGTAGCTGATTTGCTGCGATTGCAGGCCGCGAATCCGCCCACGCAGTTGTTGGGGCAGAATTTCGATTTCCATGCCAATACTCAAATTGCCATCGCGCAGCGTTCCGGTAACCACCGTGCCAAAGCCATCGATGCTAAACACCCGATCGATCGGCAAACGCGGATTGTGCTGCTGAAGCATTCGGGCTGGTAGTTGGCTGATTAATTGGTCAAGCGCTTGGATTAATTGAGCCATACCAGCGCCAGTTCGCGCTGAAACTGGCACGATTGGCGCATTGGCAAGGCTAGTTGCGGCAAATTGTGCCTGAATTTCGCCACTGATAAATTCAAGCCATTCAGCATCAACCAGATCGATTTTGCTAATCACAATTAGCCCATGCTCAACGCCCAATTGATTGAGAATTTGCAAATGTTCGAGGCTTTGCGGCTGCATGCCTTCATCAGCGGCAACGACGAACAGCACGCCATCAAAGCCAGTTGCCCCAGCTAACATATTTTTGATTAGCCGTTCATGGCCTGGCACATCAACCAAATTAACCGAATGGCCAGCGGGCGTGCTAAACCAAACAAAGCCTAGATCAAGCGTCATTTGGCGGCGCTGTTCTTCTTCCCAGCGATCAGGGTTGATGCCCGTTAGGGCTTGTACCAAGCTCGATTTGCCATGATCAACATGGCCTGCGGTGCCGAGCGTAATTCCCATTAGCGTAAATGAAAGACCAGAAAATCCTTGCCAACGGCGCTGCTGATGCGGCGCAACTCGCCTTCGGGATATTCCTGTTGCAATTGATCAATATGAGCTTGATCATCGGGATTGAGAATGTAGATCAATGGGCGGTTGCCGGGCACAACCAGCGCCATTTCGGGCTTAATCGTGTTGTTGACATACCATTGCATATCGTTTAAATGCACGCTGATATTACGCGATTCCTTCCAGAAATAGCTATTGAGCATGAGATAGGCATTTTCGTAGGGCACGCCTTGGGC is a window encoding:
- a CDS encoding zinc-dependent metalloprotease; translation: MRTKRLSIKQLGSVLLISAAAGAGARYLANKTRQQGQKIYDYTTPQKLIDWSVARMIALRVSQWQEHPVINRAERQAEYDQMVERSQPLIDDYLNVKLPETLSRVKVVDRKEWIDANLRSFERLFEPIEQLYRQAAQNAGRNPSVNAINRAFVGAQVGAMVGVLARKVLGQYDLSLLSPQAEPGMLYFVEPNIARVQQGLGVDDHDFRLWITLHETTHAYEFEAYGWVRDHFSNLIQRYFNELGGQLDALRNGVGNFINRIFSNSKTPSDGHWMEQLLTPTQRQVFSELQALMSLVEGYSNHIMNAVGREILPNFEQIEARMSDRKEKRSIFDELFNRITGMSLKMQQYEQGERFVNAIADHGGKELAARVWEGPEMLPTLEEIRNPQLWIARVGA
- the selB gene encoding selenocysteine-specific translation elongation factor; translated protein: MGITLGTAGHVDHGKSSLVQALTGINPDRWEEEQRRQMTLDLGFVWFSTPAGHSVNLVDVPGHERLIKNMLAGATGFDGVLFVVAADEGMQPQSLEHLQILNQLGVEHGLIVISKIDLVDAEWLEFISGEIQAQFAATSLANAPIVPVSARTGAGMAQLIQALDQLISQLPARMLQQHNPRLPIDRVFSIDGFGTVVTGTLRDGNLSIGMEIEILPQQLRGRIRGLQSQQISYTNVQTGMRVAVNLSGIERQSLKRGDVLTLPQTFEPTNLLDVLIETTADAPSLSHNQPLQLYLGSAELRCTLALLDCDTLPAKQQAFGQLRLQHPTIAQRGDRGILRRASPAATVAGIRVLDAHPQRHRRMRPAVIAQLQQLANGLPHEILLQHIQQQCLSWQELQQRSGFDSETALAALNTGCNNGLISIVSATAAPLTANSLITSTGYWNQLQANLRQILAEYHTTWPLRSAMPREELRKRMGLAASNFNQILQVLAEQAWLSIEANQIKLTEHQAQPNANQQAQIQALLALWQSNPALPPSREQWPKLEPELWRYLLQTEQLIHIGAEVYFLPKQYQQMHSWVLEQLAAGQSISLAQARDAWQTSRKYAQAMLEHCDQLRITRRVGDLRVAY